The genomic stretch TGATGGAGCTCTGATTCCTGAGTGTTACTGCAGTGGGTAAGGCTCATGGTTGGGCTCTGGCCCTGGCCCCCTTTTGAGGTGTGGAACCCTGGACAGGTAGGCATCAACAGGTACACTGCTTCTGGTTCCTCCATCTTCCACTGTCCCCTTTCATGGGTCACTGGCACTCCGTAACAGTGGCGCATCCTCTCCAAGCTTTCCCATGCAGTATGTCCTAGAGGCTATGATTCCCTTCTCTATAGCTGCTGTGTCCTTTGAATCAGGGAACTGCTGCTCATTCTGCCACCTGTCGGTGGCCATTGGGCATGTTTCCATTCCTTGGCTGTGTTGCATAGACTGGCCGGGGGCATAGACTCTTTCTCTAGCTTGTCAGCTAGACCTGGGCTTGTATGTTGaggcacacacacatttttacaGTTTGGACAGTCTCTGCCCCAGTACACAGTGGACTGCTGCCCTCCCCAACACAGTCTAGAGAGGTAGCAGTTGTTTCTGGGCCAATAGTCTGCTCACCTGAGCCCAAGGACATGGAAAGCAGCTGAGGATAATAGGATGGATGGGGTtgtgttttaataaaactttacttacaaAAAAGGATGGGCGCTACTGGTGCAGAATGTTTCCTGGTAGTTCTGACAAACTATCAACTTTGATCACCTATCTTTTtagctaggctggcctggaactagagcttctcctgcctcctgagtgcctaGGTTGCAGGCACAAGGCTCATTTGGTCCTCTCTACCCCTCTTATTTCCTGATTTTACTCATTTAATGCTTTCTTGTCCCTTTGCCATGAGGGCAGGGGTTGTCTCACTGGTACCATGCAAGGTCTGAAGCAGGTGCTTGAACTGTATAGGTCCCTTGTCTGCAGTTCTGGGGATTTTCAGGGTGAGCTGTCAGGATCCCCCTCCACCCCTCAGGCAGAAGTGTGATGCAGGGTCAGTGCAGCACATCCACTGGCTGAGGGAAGGAGGCCAGGGGAGGAGTCATCCCTGGAGGCTGCTGTGTGCTGTCAGCTCTAGTTTCTCCAGCAGGAAATGGGCATCACCCACCACCCAGAATCAGCAGATGGGGATGGCAGAGTACAAAGCCCCAGGCTCAGGAGGTGTGCCTGCTGTCTTCCCTCAACACCTAGGCTGGGTCCTGTCTCCTCCTCAGGTTCTGTGTGAATTGGGAGGACTGATTGTGCTGATGCTCACAAGTGGCCAGCACAAGTCAGCTCCCATGTGGCCTGCTCAGTTCTTGTGTCCTCCCTGCAGGAGCCTAAGACTGACCAGGACGAGGAGCACTGCCGGAAAGTGAACGAATATCTGAATAACCCTCCTATGCCTGGAGCACTGGGGACCAGTGGGAGTGGCGGCCATGAGCTCTCTGCTCTTGGAGGTAATGGTCACTGTGGACCTGGGTGGTGCAGGCCAGTTGTTCTTAAGTGGTCTGGTAGGTTCTAAGTCAGACCTGTTTTTAGTTCTGGTCTATTCCATCCCCTTCTTGGGGGATGAGATGTTCCTGGTCCCTTGCTGCCTCTTTCCAGGTTCTGCTCCTGGTACAGCTCTGGGGGAGCATCTCCCAGGCTGCAGTGCCCATGCATGTTGGGGCCCAGGTCACAGGAGGCCTGTATCTGACcccttgtttttgtgttttccagGAGAGGGCGGTCTGCAGAGCCTGCTGGGAAATATGAGTCACAGCCAACTCATGCAGCTCATCGGACCAGCTGGCCTTGGAGGACTGGGtaacactcactcactcactcactacTGTCTTCTGTGTAAAGGGTGTCTTCgctgtgcttttttttgtttttagtgggactggggtttgaactcaggatttcctgattgtaaagcaggtgctgtatcacttgagttatttctccagtccatttttttgctgtggctattttggaaatggggtctcacaaattgttTGCTCAGACCAGTCTGGAACCACCGTTCTCCCAGTCTCAATCTGCTAAGTAGGATTGTGGACGCGAGCCATCAGCTCTCTGCCATGCTCACTTTTAACCCGCTGTTTCCTTCACGCTTCTGGTGGCTCACATGCACTCCCTGCGCCGCGCCCCTGCAGGAGGGTGCCTGCTCAGCCTGGGCTGGGAGTGGGGTATGAGCCCCAGCTCCACACCTCAGGGGGCACAGCTCACCTAGGGCAGGACCAAGCACATAGCTTGGGGCTCCTGCCTGGAGTTCTGGGGTTGGCCTGCCCCCCAGCAGCTCAGGTGAGGCACAGCGGGTATGTTCCTTTGGTTAGAACTTGGACTGAATTTTGGATGTTGTAACGGGGCAGAACACAAATGATCTGCCTCAGTGGAGTAAGCCTCCAGAATGTAGGATCTCAGTGGTTACCACTGCCTCCCAAGGCCTGCCATTTGCTACCTTCCCTGTTACTCGTGGCTTTGGTGTTGGAATGCCCTGCTCCTCTAGCCTGCGGAAGTCGATAGGGCCTTCTTTCCCAGGTGGGTTTGGGGGTATTCTGAGCACATCTTGTTCCTTGCAGGTGGGCTTGGGGCCCTCACTGGGCCAGGCCTGGCTAGCCTATTGGGGAGTGGTGGGCCTCCAGCAAGCAGCTCCTCGTCCAGGTGAGCTTGCAGCACCCTGCCCCAATGCACAGACATTGTCATCAGTGCCATTGTGTTCTTTTCAGAAGATCTCACATGGGAAATAGGAATGAAGGGTCCCTGGCATGGCAAAGCCTCTTGCCAGGGATGGTGTCTTCAGTAGAACCAATTGTCTTCACGCTTCCCAGCTCCCGGAGCCAGTCTGCAGCAGTCACCCCATCCTCCTCCACCTCTTCTGCCCGTGCCACCCCAGCCCCTTCTGCCCCAGCAGCTGCCTCAGCGACCAGCCCAAGTCCCGCACCCAGTTCAGGTAATGGAACCAGTACGGCAGCCAGCCCGACccagcctatccagctgagtgaCCTGCAGAGCATTCTGGCCACCATGAACGTGCCAGCTGGACCAGGAGGTGGCCAGCAAGGTAAAGAGTGTGTGCCGGTGCTAGGGAGAGGCTATTGCCCCTGGTTTGCTCACTGACTTTCCAGCATGTGTTCCTGAGCTGAGCTGCTGTCCTGCACATGTGTAGTTGGGGCGAAGCTGAGCCTCCCAACCTGTCTGTGCCTTGTGAACACTGTTGGGGGTTTTCAGGGCGTGTGGTCTGTTGCTGCCCTCCACATGGGGCCTCTGATAGCCATGTGCTTGTGCCATAGTGGACCTGGCCAGTGTGCTGACGCCAGAGATCATGGCTCCTATCCTCGCCAACGCGGACGTCCAGGAACGCCTGCTACCCTACCTGCCCTCAGGGGAGTCACTGCCTCAGACTGCGGATGAGATCCAGAACACGCTGACCTCGCCCCAGTTCCAGCAGGTAGGTGCAGGGCCAGAGTGCActtggggaggggtgggggaaatgCTCTGCCCTGCAGTCTCTCAGTGCCCATGACCCACAAAGCTGGTGTTCACGCCCTTGCATCCCTACACTGGCGCTAACTCAGTGATCCCCAGGCATCTCTGGGCCTCGCAGGGTTTAGTGCCTCTAGCACTCAGCTCAGACACAGGCCCCTGAGCTAGAGCCTGTGGCTCTTCCTTGTAGGCCCTGGGCATGTTCAGCGCAGCCTTGGCCTCAGGACAGCTGGGGCCTCTCATGTGCCAGTTCGGTCTGCCTGCCGAGGCCGTGGAGGCTGCCAACAAGGGCGGTAAGTACCTGCTTCTCCACCCCTGCCAGGGTGGGAATAGCTCAGTTCTCTGTCCAGCTCTCacctcacctccagccccttgAGCAGCAGCTCTGAGCCAGGGTTCATTGGTCTGTTCTTGAAATGCATTTTCAGATGTGGAAGCATTTGCCAAAGCTATGCAGAACAATGCCAAATCCGAGCAGAAGGAGGGCGAcacaaaagacaagaaagatgaagaggaagatatGAGTCTAGATTAAATTATTTGCAGTCTTTTAAGGAATTGGAATTCTTAGTCACGTGACTCCTGTAGTGGCGTTTGTGATTTGTTGCATCCCCTGTCCTGTTCTGACCCGCTAATAAATAAAAGTCCTTTCTTTTACCTGCCAACTCTGGTCTTTGTCCCCAGCGCGAGCTGCAGCAGCAACATGGACTGACAGCTGCTCTCCCAGCTGGTTTCGTCTGTGTCGAGGAAAGGACAGCAGAGGCTGGAGCCTGCATGTGGCACTTGGCTCTGCCCATTGACTTTTAATGGAACTGGTTTTACAGATCGCTCATAGTAACTACGGTGGGAGGAAAGTACAAAGCGTGAAAGCCCATTTTGC from Castor canadensis chromosome 5, mCasCan1.hap1v2, whole genome shotgun sequence encodes the following:
- the Adrm1 gene encoding proteasomal ubiquitin receptor ADRM1 isoform X1, which codes for MTTSGALFPSLVPGSRGSSNKYLVEFRAGKMSLKGTTVTPDKRKGLVYIQQTDDSLIHFCWKDRTSGTVEDDLIIFPDDCEFKRVPQCPSGRVYVLKFKAGSKRLFFWMQEPKTDQDEEHCRKVNEYLNNPPMPGALGTSGSGGHELSALGGEGGLQSLLGNMSHSQLMQLIGPAGLGGLGGLGALTGPGLASLLGSGGPPASSSSSSSRSQSAAVTPSSSTSSARATPAPSAPAAASATSPSPAPSSGNGTSTAASPTQPIQLSDLQSILATMNVPAGPGGGQQVDLASVLTPEIMAPILANADVQERLLPYLPSGESLPQTADEIQNTLTSPQFQQALGMFSAALASGQLGPLMCQFGLPAEAVEAANKGDVEAFAKAMQNNAKSEQKEGDTKDKKDEEEDMSLD
- the Adrm1 gene encoding proteasomal ubiquitin receptor ADRM1 isoform X2, coding for MTTSGALFPSLVPGSRGSSNKYLVEFRAGKMSLKGTTVTPDKRKGLVYIQQTDDSLIHFCWKDRTSGTVEDDLIIFPDDCEFKRVPQCPSGRVYVLKFKAGSKRLFFWMQEPKTDQDEEHCRKVNEYLNNPPMPGALGTSGSGGHELSALGGEGGLQSLLGNMSHSQLMQLIGPAGLGGLGGLGALTGPGLASLLGSGGPPASSSSSSSRSQSAAVTPSSSTSSARATPAPSAPAAASATSPSPAPSSVDLASVLTPEIMAPILANADVQERLLPYLPSGESLPQTADEIQNTLTSPQFQQALGMFSAALASGQLGPLMCQFGLPAEAVEAANKGDVEAFAKAMQNNAKSEQKEGDTKDKKDEEEDMSLD
- the Adrm1 gene encoding proteasomal ubiquitin receptor ADRM1 isoform X3, translating into MTTSGALFPSLVPGSRGSSNKYLVEFRAGKMSLKGTTVTPDKRKGLVYIQQTDDSLIHFCWKDRTSGTVEDEPKTDQDEEHCRKVNEYLNNPPMPGALGTSGSGGHELSALGGEGGLQSLLGNMSHSQLMQLIGPAGLGGLGGLGALTGPGLASLLGSGGPPASSSSSSSRSQSAAVTPSSSTSSARATPAPSAPAAASATSPSPAPSSGNGTSTAASPTQPIQLSDLQSILATMNVPAGPGGGQQVDLASVLTPEIMAPILANADVQERLLPYLPSGESLPQTADEIQNTLTSPQFQQALGMFSAALASGQLGPLMCQFGLPAEAVEAANKGDVEAFAKAMQNNAKSEQKEGDTKDKKDEEEDMSLD